The Grus americana isolate bGruAme1 chromosome 8, bGruAme1.mat, whole genome shotgun sequence genome includes a region encoding these proteins:
- the STXBP3 gene encoding syntaxin-binding protein 3 isoform X3, with protein MEDDYTTKLLSLCCKMTDLLAEGITVVENVYKNREPVPHMKAVYFITPTKKSVDGLIDDFITKSSSRYKAAYVYFTDFCPDNLFNKIKSSCAKSIRRCKEINISFFPYESQVFTLNVPDAFYRCYSPTLEKTKDRDAVMQVMAEQIVTLCATLDENPGVRYKSGPSDKASKLAQLVEKNLENYYKTDEKSHIKAKTHSQLIIIDRGFDPVSTVLHELTFQAMAYDLLPIENDTYKYKTEGLAGKEQEAILEEDDELWVKIRHKHIADVIEEIPKLLKEISSTRKATEGKLSISALAQLMKKMPHYRKEISRQVVHLNLAEDCMSKFKSNIERLCKTEQDLALGTDAEGQKVKDSMRVLLPVLLNKSHESYDKIRAILLYIFSTNGTTQENLDKLIQNVQIESDSDMIRNWKYLDVPVISSPAAQQHKHPRRDRSSEETFQLSRWTPVIKDVMEDAIENKLDSKDWPYCSQCPPTWNGSGVVSARQKPKATYQDERKSSARLIIFVIGGITYSEMRSAYEVSQAYKSCEVVIGSTHILTPKRLLDEVKSLSKPKDMVCIKDD; from the exons atggAAG ATGATTACACTACTAAATTACTGTCACTGTGCTGCAAAATGACTGATCTACTGGCAGAAGGTATCACAG TGGTGGAGAATGTATATAAAAACCGTGAGCCTGTCCCACACATGAAAGCAGTATATTTCATAACTCCCACTAAAAAG TCTGTGGATGGACTTATTGATGACTTCATCACTAAATCATCCAGCAGATACAAAGCAGCGTATGTGTATTTCACTGACT tttGTCCTGACAACCTCTTCAATAAAATTAAGTCTTCCTGTGCAAAATCAATAAGGAGATGCAAGGAGAtcaacatttcctttttcccatATGAGTCTCAG GTATTTACTCTCAACGTGCCAGATGCGTTCTACCGCTGTTATAGTCCAACTCTGGAAAAGACAAAGGATAGAGATGCTGTAATGCAAGTAATGGCTGAACAAATTGTTACCTTATGTGCCACGCTAGATGAGAATCCAGGAGTCCGATATAAAAG tgGACCATCTGATAAAGCCAGCAAACTTGCACAGcttgttgaaaaaaatcttgaaaactACTACAAAACTGATGAGAAAAGCCACATAAAG GCTAAAACCCACTCCCAACTAATAATAATTGATCGTGGCTTTGACCCAGTATCAACTGTACTTCATGAACTCACCTTCCAGGCAATGGCATATGATCTACTACCAATTGAAAATGACACTTACAA ataCAAAACAGAAGGACTTGCTGGGAAGGAACAGGAGGCAATTCTGGAGGAAGATGATGAGCTCTGGGTGAAGATTCGGCACAAGCATATTGCAGATGTGATAGA ggaaATACCGaaacttttgaaagaaatttcatcgacaagaaaagcaacagaaggaaaa TTATCAATATCTGCTCTGGCCCAGTTAATGAAAAAGATGCCGCACTATCGTAAAGAGATTAGTAGG CAAGTTGTACATCTTAACTTAGCAGAAGATTGCATGAGCAAGTTCAAATCTAACATAGAAAGGCTCTGTAAAACTGAACAg gacTTGGCTCTTGGAACTGATGCAGAAGGTCAAAAAGTGAAAGACTCCATGAGAGTCCTCCTTCCAGTTCTGCTCAACAAAAGTCATGAGAGCTATGACAAAATTAGAGCTATTCTCCTGTATATCTTTAGCACAAATG GAACTACCCAGGAGAACTTGGACAAGCTGATCCAGAATGTACAAATAGAAAGTGATAGTGATATGATAAGAAATTGGAAATACCTTGATGTTCCTGTTATCTCCTCA cctgctgctcagcagcataAACACCCAAGAAGGGACCGTTCTTCAGAAGAAACTTTTCAACTTTCTAGGTGGACGCCTGTTATCAAAGATGTTATGGAG GATGCTATAGAGAACAAACTAGATTCCAAAGACTGGCCTTATTGTTCCCAGTGTCCTCCTACCTGGAATGGTTCAGGAGTAGTAAG TGCACGCCAGAAACCTAAAGCTACCTATCAAGATGAGCGAAAGAGTAGTGCGAGACTGATTATATTTGTGATTGGAGGAATTACGTATTCTGAGATGCGCAGTGCTTATGAAGTTTCTCAAGCCTACAAGTCCTGTGAAGTTGTTATTG
- the STXBP3 gene encoding syntaxin-binding protein 3 isoform X2 translates to MFDDCKKEEEWKIILLDDYTTKLLSLCCKMTDLLAEGITVVENVYKNREPVPHMKAVYFITPTKKSVDGLIDDFITKSSSRYKAAYVYFTDFCPDNLFNKIKSSCAKSIRRCKEINISFFPYESQVFTLNVPDAFYRCYSPTLEKTKDRDAVMQVMAEQIVTLCATLDENPGVRYKSGPSDKASKLAQLVEKNLENYYKTDEKSHIKAKTHSQLIIIDRGFDPVSTVLHELTFQAMAYDLLPIENDTYKYKTEGLAGKEQEAILEEDDELWVKIRHKHIADVIEEIPKLLKEISSTRKATEGKLSISALAQLMKKMPHYRKEISRQVVHLNLAEDCMSKFKSNIERLCKTEQDLALGTDAEGQKVKDSMRVLLPVLLNKSHESYDKIRAILLYIFSTNGTTQENLDKLIQNVQIESDSDMIRNWKYLDVPVISSPAAQQHKHPRRDRSSEETFQLSRWTPVIKDVMEDAIENKLDSKDWPYCSQCPPTWNGSGVVSARQKPKATYQDERKSSARLIIFVIGGITYSEMRSAYEVSQAYKSCEVVIGSTHILTPKRLLDEVKSLSKPKDMVCIKDD, encoded by the exons ATGTTTGATGACTgcaagaaagaggaggaatggAAG atAATTCTTTTAGATGATTACACTACTAAATTACTGTCACTGTGCTGCAAAATGACTGATCTACTGGCAGAAGGTATCACAG TGGTGGAGAATGTATATAAAAACCGTGAGCCTGTCCCACACATGAAAGCAGTATATTTCATAACTCCCACTAAAAAG TCTGTGGATGGACTTATTGATGACTTCATCACTAAATCATCCAGCAGATACAAAGCAGCGTATGTGTATTTCACTGACT tttGTCCTGACAACCTCTTCAATAAAATTAAGTCTTCCTGTGCAAAATCAATAAGGAGATGCAAGGAGAtcaacatttcctttttcccatATGAGTCTCAG GTATTTACTCTCAACGTGCCAGATGCGTTCTACCGCTGTTATAGTCCAACTCTGGAAAAGACAAAGGATAGAGATGCTGTAATGCAAGTAATGGCTGAACAAATTGTTACCTTATGTGCCACGCTAGATGAGAATCCAGGAGTCCGATATAAAAG tgGACCATCTGATAAAGCCAGCAAACTTGCACAGcttgttgaaaaaaatcttgaaaactACTACAAAACTGATGAGAAAAGCCACATAAAG GCTAAAACCCACTCCCAACTAATAATAATTGATCGTGGCTTTGACCCAGTATCAACTGTACTTCATGAACTCACCTTCCAGGCAATGGCATATGATCTACTACCAATTGAAAATGACACTTACAA ataCAAAACAGAAGGACTTGCTGGGAAGGAACAGGAGGCAATTCTGGAGGAAGATGATGAGCTCTGGGTGAAGATTCGGCACAAGCATATTGCAGATGTGATAGA ggaaATACCGaaacttttgaaagaaatttcatcgacaagaaaagcaacagaaggaaaa TTATCAATATCTGCTCTGGCCCAGTTAATGAAAAAGATGCCGCACTATCGTAAAGAGATTAGTAGG CAAGTTGTACATCTTAACTTAGCAGAAGATTGCATGAGCAAGTTCAAATCTAACATAGAAAGGCTCTGTAAAACTGAACAg gacTTGGCTCTTGGAACTGATGCAGAAGGTCAAAAAGTGAAAGACTCCATGAGAGTCCTCCTTCCAGTTCTGCTCAACAAAAGTCATGAGAGCTATGACAAAATTAGAGCTATTCTCCTGTATATCTTTAGCACAAATG GAACTACCCAGGAGAACTTGGACAAGCTGATCCAGAATGTACAAATAGAAAGTGATAGTGATATGATAAGAAATTGGAAATACCTTGATGTTCCTGTTATCTCCTCA cctgctgctcagcagcataAACACCCAAGAAGGGACCGTTCTTCAGAAGAAACTTTTCAACTTTCTAGGTGGACGCCTGTTATCAAAGATGTTATGGAG GATGCTATAGAGAACAAACTAGATTCCAAAGACTGGCCTTATTGTTCCCAGTGTCCTCCTACCTGGAATGGTTCAGGAGTAGTAAG TGCACGCCAGAAACCTAAAGCTACCTATCAAGATGAGCGAAAGAGTAGTGCGAGACTGATTATATTTGTGATTGGAGGAATTACGTATTCTGAGATGCGCAGTGCTTATGAAGTTTCTCAAGCCTACAAGTCCTGTGAAGTTGTTATTG
- the STXBP3 gene encoding syntaxin-binding protein 3 isoform X1 gives MAPAVRGLKSLVWQKLKSSMFDDCKKEEEWKIILLDDYTTKLLSLCCKMTDLLAEGITVVENVYKNREPVPHMKAVYFITPTKKSVDGLIDDFITKSSSRYKAAYVYFTDFCPDNLFNKIKSSCAKSIRRCKEINISFFPYESQVFTLNVPDAFYRCYSPTLEKTKDRDAVMQVMAEQIVTLCATLDENPGVRYKSGPSDKASKLAQLVEKNLENYYKTDEKSHIKAKTHSQLIIIDRGFDPVSTVLHELTFQAMAYDLLPIENDTYKYKTEGLAGKEQEAILEEDDELWVKIRHKHIADVIEEIPKLLKEISSTRKATEGKLSISALAQLMKKMPHYRKEISRQVVHLNLAEDCMSKFKSNIERLCKTEQDLALGTDAEGQKVKDSMRVLLPVLLNKSHESYDKIRAILLYIFSTNGTTQENLDKLIQNVQIESDSDMIRNWKYLDVPVISSPAAQQHKHPRRDRSSEETFQLSRWTPVIKDVMEDAIENKLDSKDWPYCSQCPPTWNGSGVVSARQKPKATYQDERKSSARLIIFVIGGITYSEMRSAYEVSQAYKSCEVVIGSTHILTPKRLLDEVKSLSKPKDMVCIKDD, from the exons ATGGCGCCGGCGGTGCGGGGGTTGAAGAGCTTAGTGTGGCAGA AGCTAAAATCCTCAATGTTTGATGACTgcaagaaagaggaggaatggAAG atAATTCTTTTAGATGATTACACTACTAAATTACTGTCACTGTGCTGCAAAATGACTGATCTACTGGCAGAAGGTATCACAG TGGTGGAGAATGTATATAAAAACCGTGAGCCTGTCCCACACATGAAAGCAGTATATTTCATAACTCCCACTAAAAAG TCTGTGGATGGACTTATTGATGACTTCATCACTAAATCATCCAGCAGATACAAAGCAGCGTATGTGTATTTCACTGACT tttGTCCTGACAACCTCTTCAATAAAATTAAGTCTTCCTGTGCAAAATCAATAAGGAGATGCAAGGAGAtcaacatttcctttttcccatATGAGTCTCAG GTATTTACTCTCAACGTGCCAGATGCGTTCTACCGCTGTTATAGTCCAACTCTGGAAAAGACAAAGGATAGAGATGCTGTAATGCAAGTAATGGCTGAACAAATTGTTACCTTATGTGCCACGCTAGATGAGAATCCAGGAGTCCGATATAAAAG tgGACCATCTGATAAAGCCAGCAAACTTGCACAGcttgttgaaaaaaatcttgaaaactACTACAAAACTGATGAGAAAAGCCACATAAAG GCTAAAACCCACTCCCAACTAATAATAATTGATCGTGGCTTTGACCCAGTATCAACTGTACTTCATGAACTCACCTTCCAGGCAATGGCATATGATCTACTACCAATTGAAAATGACACTTACAA ataCAAAACAGAAGGACTTGCTGGGAAGGAACAGGAGGCAATTCTGGAGGAAGATGATGAGCTCTGGGTGAAGATTCGGCACAAGCATATTGCAGATGTGATAGA ggaaATACCGaaacttttgaaagaaatttcatcgacaagaaaagcaacagaaggaaaa TTATCAATATCTGCTCTGGCCCAGTTAATGAAAAAGATGCCGCACTATCGTAAAGAGATTAGTAGG CAAGTTGTACATCTTAACTTAGCAGAAGATTGCATGAGCAAGTTCAAATCTAACATAGAAAGGCTCTGTAAAACTGAACAg gacTTGGCTCTTGGAACTGATGCAGAAGGTCAAAAAGTGAAAGACTCCATGAGAGTCCTCCTTCCAGTTCTGCTCAACAAAAGTCATGAGAGCTATGACAAAATTAGAGCTATTCTCCTGTATATCTTTAGCACAAATG GAACTACCCAGGAGAACTTGGACAAGCTGATCCAGAATGTACAAATAGAAAGTGATAGTGATATGATAAGAAATTGGAAATACCTTGATGTTCCTGTTATCTCCTCA cctgctgctcagcagcataAACACCCAAGAAGGGACCGTTCTTCAGAAGAAACTTTTCAACTTTCTAGGTGGACGCCTGTTATCAAAGATGTTATGGAG GATGCTATAGAGAACAAACTAGATTCCAAAGACTGGCCTTATTGTTCCCAGTGTCCTCCTACCTGGAATGGTTCAGGAGTAGTAAG TGCACGCCAGAAACCTAAAGCTACCTATCAAGATGAGCGAAAGAGTAGTGCGAGACTGATTATATTTGTGATTGGAGGAATTACGTATTCTGAGATGCGCAGTGCTTATGAAGTTTCTCAAGCCTACAAGTCCTGTGAAGTTGTTATTG